From the genome of Nicotiana sylvestris chromosome 2, ASM39365v2, whole genome shotgun sequence, one region includes:
- the LOC138885721 gene encoding uncharacterized protein: protein MKVEEMRILRWMCGHTKLDKIRNEVIRENVGVAPVEDKMQKVRLRWFGHVKMRSNDAPLRRRERLAWEDHRKGRDRPKKYWGEVIRQDIMLLQLNEIMTMDMKVWKLRIKVKG, encoded by the coding sequence ATGAAGGTGGAGGAGATGAGAatattgaggtggatgtgcgggcataccaAGTTAGATAAAATAAgaaatgaagttattcgggaaAATGTGGGTGTGGCCCCTGTAGAAGACAAGATGCAGAAGGTGAGACTTAGATGGTTTGGGCATGTGAAGATGAGAAGCAATGATGCTCCGTTGAGGAGGCGTGAGAGGCTGGCATGGGAGGACCATCGGAAAGGTAGAGACAGAccgaagaagtattggggagaggtgattaggcaagatatAATGTTGCTCCAGCTCAATGAGATCATGACCATGGATATGAAGGTGTGGAAGTTGAGAATAAAGGTAAAGGGTTAG